The genomic segment TGAAGTAAGTCGGAATAGGGATTTGAGAGCGTCCTTCGACGTAGTCGTTAAACTCCTCGAGATGGTCCGGGAATTCAGGGGAAAACTGACCAACGCATCGAACGGACCTACCGATTTGTTCACCTGCAAAGTTGAGATGGCGACAATACATCGAAAGTTTAATGGAGATGGAATCGATAAATGTGtgcgtatgtgtgtgtgtgatgaCGGTGAGTGAGTGTGGAGGTGTATTGCATACAGAGGAAACACGCTTGGAAAGCTGGCCGATGCGGCCGAGTACATCGCCGGAGTGCCGATTTTTTAGTAGGATGAGTTTTTGCATTCAAGTGCTCGAAATGTAGTGCCGCAATTCGTGCAGAGTCGGTGTGAGGGATGGTTAATTTATGAAGATGATGCAGAGAGAATAGTGGAGTATGAGAGAATCGTGCAGAATAATTTTATGGAACGGTTTTGTTGGAGATTTGAGAAGATTTtgagagagaaatattattgtTTTGAAGCAAAAGGGCAAAAGGGGAAGAAAAATTGGTGTCTGCAGGATTGGCAGTTTGTATAAGCCCCTCAGCCTTAATAAAACAGTAGTGATATTACCTGGGATAAATTAACATTAAAATAACCCCTTTCCTCGTTGTTCCAGGAGGCCCAAAACCTCGTGCGTGTATCCCAAGTTGTCTCTACTCCGCCGTGTATATAGTCAACGCTGCAACTTAAAAGATGAGGGGAGGGGGAAAGATTGAAACTTGGATATCCTATTTCAAGTTTTACTTAGGGGGGTGTATTGGTTatagacttttaatgacttttatgGAGTTTAAAAGTCTAGAGGTATTCAAACTAGACTTTTATATACTCCATAAAAGTTTAGTGGTATTCAATATAAACTTTtgtagaattttaaaaagtcatgtggtattcaaacttgacttttaaaaactctacaaaagtctatgggtattcaaaatgtcaatagacttttaatgactctatGGAATTCTATTAAGTACAAGAATTATAACCTAATGTACAACAATAAAATGTCAACAAAAGTCTTTGGTTCAACCTAAAGATTTGGATGTACATTTAATTGAGAAATCTCCCAAATTCACATATTCAATACAAACTTTCATTCTTTTctcatctatttatttttcattttatttgtactttttaaaaacgtaattaaaatttaatttttttattaattattatataacattttatttttaattattttctttaattttagttaatctatatattaaattattgtATAAGCAAATTCATACCGATATTATACcaaaattttcggtataccgaaccaAAAAACCttacaatttaaaaaaatttataatttattgttttaaaatattatatattttaaaaattttgtatattttttcggtatttcgtATATACCAAAATTTTCAAGTTGGATATCGTTACTGTACCGAAATCTTCGGTATACTTAAAATTCGgtaaattcaatatttttttgttacgGTAATCTCGGTATATCGAAAATTCGGTATTTTTTTCCACCCCTAATAGAGCTTGTATTGGCATGTGCTATATTACACAATTTTCTTTGAAAGAAGTGTCAatttgatgaatttcaaattgaactaGATAATGAAGCTCAATTGTCTTCATCAACACAAGTTTATGAAGGTGACGACTTTGATCAGTTATTTAATACTCAAAAACAACAACGAGCAAATGCTAATGCATGGAGGGATACCATAACCAATGAAATGTAGAACGATGTCGTTTAAATTGTCAGTAAtgattagattttttttataaaagactactcattattttgagtgttcttttaataaaattttattatgaacttataaaaatattgttcattaatatattgaattgacataaagaattgaaattttgatttcaataaattggatagttcatttgtcgtttttcacaaattaaatttatttaacctttaaataagtaaaattcatttacattttcataaataaataaaaatttaaaattgaacaGGTTATACatgtccaataattatttaaaaaaaattaataaaaaaataaatcacaattacaaaagtctacaaaagtctacaaaaaaagtctataaaaatctatGAAATATGTTTTACAATTCTATGAGATTCTATAAAAGTCAATCAAAATCCATCAACTCCACAAAAGTccaccttttaaaaaaaaatcattaaaaatcattaaaaatttaGATTGAATACACCCTTAATGTCTTTTTATTTGGAATCTGATGTTTCTCGCGTTGTTGGATCTGGGATTCTTGCTCTTTAAGTAAAGGTTTTTACTTTGTTGTGTGTTGGTGCTTAATTGTGTATGCGAGTGATTTTGATTTTGTCGCTTGTTAATGcattttttagtaaattttggtGGGTTTATGGTTACCCTTTTTCGTTTATTTTGATGTTGTGTTGCTGCAATACGTGGTTTGACTGCCCGAAAATCTCTGTAATCTGTATCAATTATTGAATGTGAAGTTTGTATTCTTACTTTTTGCGCCTAATGCACTACATTTTGAAGAATCTAATTTGTtgtctttattttcatatttatctgCTCGGTCGGATGTTTATGGTTATTTCATTGTGATTCACTATATacgatgtgttcttgaagttttactGACCATTTTCCTCTTTGTTAGACTTTTTTGCTTAATGCACGCAGGATTTTGTTGGAAATTTTATGAGGCGGTTTGAAGAAATGACTTCGGATTACCTTTTGTTCATGTGCTTGAATTTATATATTCTATGTAATTTTGGTTGAATGGTTAGCTGGctaaatttgaattttgtatTTGCTTGAATCGGAGGAATAAAAGTCCTAAAATGGATCTTACTTCTGTAAAAGAAAGAGACATTGTGATTGATATTGAGACCTGTGTAAATTCAAGCAAAGAAGTAGCGAGTCTTGAAATTTTGGATGATCAAGTTGGAAAGGTGGTATCTTTCACAGCATGTGGTATGCCGATGGTTCTAGATGAATTGGAGAATGGTGAAATTTCAGCGAGCCTTCCTGTAAATGTAGAAAAATGTCAGTGAGATTTCTTCAGATTTGGGCAAGAGTCCAAGGAAAGATAGTCGGAAGTCAACGAGTGTTAAAAAGCCTCCTAAACCTCCGCGTCCACCGAGATCTTCGATTGATGCAGCTGATCAGAAGCTTATTAAAGAGATGGCGGAACTTGCCATGATAAAACGTGCTAGGATTGAACGAATGAAGGCGTTGAAGAAAATGAAATCGTCGAAAGCTTCATCATCAGCATCTGCATCTGCTTCAACAAGTGGCAATTTGGTTGCTTTACTGTTCACCGTTTTGTTTTGTATAGCCATAATTTTTAAAGGTAACGTTTAGCTTGTTTCAAGCTATTCCTTTGCTTTACTGATTGCTGAATTTGATTCCTCAATTGCAATATACTTATGATTGGTATCACTTTCTTAGTCGGGGCTCATGCTGTGACTTGTTGAAAAGGgtattatttttacaaatatctTAAAACAATTGAAATTATATGCGTATTCTTCTTACAGCTATAGCTAACTAAAGACTAAATACGTTTATAACTTGATGCACGAGTGAGATGAAAAAGAACTAATCTTGCTAGATTTTACCAGCGCAATCGTGGCTATCAGAATACTTACCTGATTCTTTATTGTGTTTCATTAGGATGCCACCCTTCAGGAATGCACCCGAGGAATAACACCGCCATTCACGTCCATGGATATTCTGAATCAAGTAGTGAAATAACTGGAAATACTATCGTCATTCAAGTTCAAAACCGGAAAAATTTATCCATGGGTAATGAACCCTTGATGAGCGCTGGATCTCCCTTGTATGTTATCTTTCTAATTTCTCTGTCTTAGTTATTATATTAACGAATAACCAACTGCTGGTCTGCATGATTGAGCTTACATTTTCTTGGTTTTTTGCAGTTAAATGGAACTGGTGCCTGGTTTAGATTGCAAGGATGAGGAAAGAGAAATATCCGTTGAAACAAGTTTCTTGGGGAAAGATAAGTAAACAATTCACAGTTTCGCTGTTTAAAATTTCCTCTGAATCGAAAACTACATAGATCTGTTATGCCTTGTTCAGTGATAGTAAATACTGAAGGGCTGAATAATTTATTGTCCAATCTCTACTGTGTTTTTTCCATTAGTATGCCGAAATTGTATTTGAAATTGCAGAGAGAAGCTAGCTTTCCCTTTTCTTTCTTGATGCTCTTTTGTCCAAGTTTGCTCATTTTACGTTCTCATTTTCATTGAGAATACATTTTGTTAGGCTGAGTGTGTCTTGTTGCTTATTAAGAAATGGTGTGTTTTGAATCGATAATATATTTGAGGGTGATCAGGTTCTTCTGTTTATTTTGATGCTGTTTAGTGGTTATTTAATGTGCCATAATGCAGTTCAATAAAGCTTGGTCTAACAACATGTTTGAAAACATAGAACAGTCAAAAGGTTTGGTGAAAATCCATATACTgagttaaatatttaaaaagtaGAATTCCAGAAACTGAATACGCTTTATTAGAGCATTTCTGGCTCTTTATTATAGGTAGTTAAGAACTCAGCATAGTTATACATACATTCTAAAAGGGTACATTCTGAAAGGGTTCACTATATGTCCGAAATACATAACCATCTTCGTCTAAGAAAACAAACTATATGCAACTTAACTTCAAGTATGACTTAGCTGTCTCACCATCAGCTCCGTTGGGGTAGAATCCACCAGGCTCACTCTCCTTCCCACTTGCATACACAATCCTAA from the Primulina eburnea isolate SZY01 chromosome 3, ASM2296580v1, whole genome shotgun sequence genome contains:
- the LOC140827522 gene encoding uncharacterized protein, giving the protein MAELAMIKRARIERMKALKKMKSSKASSSASASASTSGNLVALLFTVLFCIAIIFKGCHPSGMHPRNNTAIHVHGYSESSSEITGNTIVIQVQNRKNLSMGNEPLMSAGSPF